The Bacillota bacterium genome includes a region encoding these proteins:
- a CDS encoding single-stranded DNA-binding protein: protein MMNEVWLIGRLARDPEEKKTPAGKTVARMTLAVERDYANADGEREADFVEIIAWEKLAETCAKHLGKGRLVSVKGRLQIRSYDDSQGIRRKAAEVVAEKIKFLDKAKEAKGN from the coding sequence GTGATGAATGAAGTCTGGTTAATTGGACGATTGGCAAGAGATCCGGAGGAAAAGAAAACACCGGCTGGAAAAACAGTAGCAAGGATGACTCTGGCAGTAGAGCGTGATTACGCAAATGCCGACGGAGAGCGCGAAGCAGATTTTGTTGAAATAATTGCATGGGAAAAGCTTGCAGAAACTTGTGCCAAACACCTGGGAAAAGGGCGACTGGTCTCTGTTAAGGGCCGTCTGCAGATCCGCTCATATGACGATAGCCAGGGAATTAGGCGCAAAGCCGCTGAAGTTGTAGCCGAAAAGATTAAATTCCTTGATAAGGCTAAGGAAGCTAAAGGAAATTAA
- a CDS encoding integrase, with the protein MTARGKGAKAKKYNQGDREGEPVPPAFKPLWQQFEKTFKNAMKDSYCSKDTLFKNRSRMRQFAIFCVKEFKIRNLRNIGDKHISAYVERRRQVGRTEKVIKNDLSAIRMFHKFIPNARHRISGNDKFKLQSTPDGRLDRVWDEREYRTMIDRARELGRGDVEMVIRLARNSGLRIHECLRINKKMAERFIDKGVITIKGKGGRVRDVPLREEARKVLQIAAKKIDKGNDKLFVPRGRRTDLVKDSIENFIAGHRDSCTDHDQKGSDVKITFHGLRHTYAREEYLKRLSNGMPERKAQKEVALLLGHGRPNVVKIYLGSLGS; encoded by the coding sequence GTGACCGCTCGTGGAAAAGGTGCTAAAGCTAAAAAGTATAATCAAGGAGACCGTGAGGGAGAACCAGTTCCGCCAGCTTTCAAGCCCCTATGGCAGCAGTTTGAAAAGACATTTAAGAACGCTATGAAGGACAGTTACTGCTCTAAAGATACGCTGTTCAAGAACCGCAGCAGGATGAGGCAGTTTGCTATTTTTTGTGTAAAGGAATTTAAAATTAGAAATCTGCGAAATATTGGAGATAAGCATATTAGCGCGTATGTTGAGCGCAGGCGTCAGGTCGGCCGAACCGAAAAGGTGATAAAAAATGATCTTTCTGCCATTAGAATGTTCCATAAATTTATCCCGAACGCGCGGCACCGGATATCAGGGAATGATAAATTTAAGCTTCAATCAACTCCTGACGGCCGGCTGGATAGGGTGTGGGACGAGCGTGAATACCGGACAATGATTGATAGGGCAAGGGAATTAGGCCGTGGCGATGTTGAAATGGTGATAAGGTTAGCTAGGAACAGTGGCCTGCGAATTCATGAGTGTTTACGCATCAATAAAAAGATGGCGGAAAGGTTCATAGATAAAGGTGTTATTACCATAAAAGGTAAAGGTGGCAGGGTAAGGGATGTGCCACTAAGGGAGGAAGCTCGTAAGGTCTTGCAAATTGCCGCGAAGAAGATTGATAAGGGCAATGATAAGTTGTTTGTCCCCAGGGGAAGAAGAACCGATCTTGTAAAAGATTCAATAGAAAATTTTATCGCGGGTCATAGGGATAGTTGTACTGATCACGATCAAAAGGGGAGCGATGTGAAAATTACGTTTCACGGGTTGAGACATACCTATGCTCGGGAAGAGTATCTTAAGAGGTTGAGCAATGGAATGCCGGAAAGAAAGGCGCAAAAGGAAGTGGCATTGTTATTGGGACACGGGAGGCCAAATGTGGTAAAGATTTACCTTGGGTCGTTAGGGAGTTAA
- a CDS encoding DUF945 domain-containing protein, which translates to MYRPLMDTELYKFAPSIFAEEKHGSRSEKYTYIPTIEVLNGLRKEGFEPFLATQSRARDESKRNFTKHMIRLRHTNQFADKEACEIVLINSHDGTSSYQMMCGIFRLVCENGMVLGDTVEDIRIPHRGDIIGGVVDAAYSIVDDFDTAQESMETMKSTQLAFPEAEAFASAALTLKYDEVEKAPISPTQVLSARRSIDAKEDLWSTFNRVQENVIKGGLRGRSATGRRVSTRPVKSIENNIKLNKALWVLATQMAALKN; encoded by the coding sequence ATGTATAGGCCATTAATGGATACGGAGCTTTACAAGTTTGCGCCTAGTATCTTTGCAGAAGAAAAACATGGTTCCCGTTCAGAGAAATACACTTATATTCCTACCATTGAAGTCCTGAACGGTTTGAGGAAGGAAGGATTTGAGCCATTTTTGGCTACTCAGTCCAGAGCGAGAGATGAGAGCAAGCGAAATTTTACAAAACATATGATTCGATTGCGTCATACGAATCAGTTTGCGGATAAAGAAGCATGTGAAATTGTGCTTATCAATTCTCATGATGGCACATCATCATACCAAATGATGTGCGGTATCTTCCGATTGGTATGTGAAAATGGGATGGTTTTAGGAGACACTGTGGAAGATATTCGCATCCCACACAGGGGGGACATTATTGGCGGTGTTGTTGATGCTGCCTATAGCATAGTGGATGATTTTGATACAGCTCAAGAGTCAATGGAAACTATGAAATCAACGCAACTGGCGTTTCCGGAAGCTGAAGCATTTGCATCGGCGGCCTTGACTTTAAAGTATGACGAAGTAGAAAAGGCACCAATTTCTCCTACTCAGGTACTGTCGGCTCGCCGTAGCATTGATGCAAAGGAAGATCTTTGGTCTACCTTTAACAGGGTACAGGAAAATGTGATCAAGGGCGGACTGCGTGGCAGATCCGCCACAGGAAGAAGAGTGTCGACGCGACCGGTAAAATCAATTGAAAACAATATAAAGCTTAATAAAGCCCTTTGGGTACTGGCGACTCAAATGGCTGCACTAAAGAATTAA